One Phaseolus vulgaris cultivar G19833 chromosome 11, P. vulgaris v2.0, whole genome shotgun sequence genomic window carries:
- the LOC137826963 gene encoding type I inositol polyphosphate 5-phosphatase 12-like, giving the protein MRPSLALLSLLFALLLTAITEARKDPGEYWKEIMKDQQMPEGLQGLLPSQSENNAKTQEHLVKDSKHECEETEEKKVFTEDLDTKMGKPHFKNDFKNDKFEPRPSATKYDDSKVRLNVDLDPRPSVTNYGDSKFRSNAIKNDDFEPRPSATKYGDFELKLSINKMDDIEPIPSVTKYDDFEPRPSATKYGDSEFGLNAIKNDDFEPRPSATKYGDFELGLSANKNGDFEPRPSATKYGDSEFRLSAIKNDDFEPRPSATKYGDFELRLSANKNGDFEPRPSATKYGDSGFRLSAIKNDDFEPRPSATKYGDFELRLNANKKDDIEPRPSITKYDDFEPRPSITKYDDFEPRPSITKYDDFKPRPSITKYDDFEPRPSATKYDN; this is encoded by the exons ATGAGGCCTTCTCTTGCTTTGCTTTCTCTTCTATTTGCTCTCTTG TTAACTGCCATTACAGAAGCAAGGAAAGATCCTGGGGAGTACTGGAAAGAGATAATGAAAGACCAGCAAATGCCAGAAGGACTCCAAGGCCTTCTTCCATCTCAATCTGAAAATAATGCCAAGACTCAAGAGCATCTTGTTAAAGATTCCAAGCATGAATGTGAAGAGACTGAAGAGAAAAAAGTGTTCACTGAAGATTTGGATACTAAGATGGGTAAACcacattttaaaaatgatttcaagaATGATAAGTTTGAACCTAGACCAAGTGCTACTAAATATGATGATTCTAAAGTTAGATTAAATGTTGATTTAGATCCAAGACCAAGTGTTACAAATTATGGTGACTCTAAATTTAGGTCAAATGCTATCAAGAATGATGATTTTGAACCTAGACCGAGTGCTACTAAGTATGGTGATTTTGAACTCAAGTTAAGTATTAACAAGATGGATGATATTGAACCCATACCAAGTGTTACGAAGTATGATGATTTTGAACCTAGGCCAAGTGCTACAAAGTATGGTGATTCTGAATTCGGGCTAAATGCTATCAAGAATGATGATTTTGAACCTAGACCGAGTGCAACTAAGTATGGTGATTTTGAACTCGGGTTAAGTGCCAACAAGAACGGTGATTTTGAACCCAGGCCAAGTGCTACAAAGTATGGTGATTCTGAATTCAGGCTAAGTGCTATCAAGAATGATGATTTTGAACCTAGACCGAGTGCAACTAAGTATGGTGATTTTGAACTCAGGTTAAGTGCCAACAAGAACGGTGATTTTGAACCCAGGCCAAGTGCTACAAAGTATGGTGATTCTGGATTCAGGTTAAGTGCTATCAAGAATGATGATTTTGAACCTAGACCAAGTGCTACTAAGTATGGTGATTTTGAACTCAGGTTAAATGCTAATAAGAAGGATGATATTGAACCCAGACCAAGTATTACGAAGTACGATGATTTTGAACCCAGACCAAGTATTACGAAGTACGATGATTTTGAACCCAGGCCAAGTATTACGAAGTATGATGATTTTAAACCCAGACCAAGTATTACGAAGTACGATGATTTTGAACCCAGGCCAAGTGCTACAAAGTATGATAATTAG
- the LOC137810812 gene encoding BURP domain-containing protein BNM2A-like — MHASRNMGQKYKLWIIFLHLLIITCSSGSRGRELVGSGTENKILEAISDENHPTLHTEHEHEHVHSHMDPSVMVFFTFKDLKVGKTMEVYFPKRDPATSPKLWPREEADSLPFSLNQLPNLLKVFSYSPSSPQAKAMEDTLRECESKPIKGEEKFCATSLESMLDFTQTILGFTHDLQVFTTSHQTKSSVTFQNYTLENIVEIPASKMVACHTMPYPYTVFYCHSQESENKIYRVGLGGENGDRVEAMVVCHMDTSQWGHSHVSFQVLKVEPGTTSVCHFFPADNLILVQKLQQHSLATM; from the exons ATGCATGCAAGCAGAAACATGGGCCAAAAGTATAAGCTATGGATCATCTTTCTCCATCTACTCATAATCACG TGTTCCAGTGGCAGCAGAGGCAGGGAATTGGTTGGAAGTGgaacagaaaacaaaatcttGGAAGCAATCTCTGATGAGAATCATCCAACACTGCACACAGAGCATGAGCATGAACACGTTCATTCCCACATGGACCCTTCTGTAATGGTGTTCTTCACCTTCAAAGATTTGAAGGTTGGGAAAACAATGGAAGTTTATTTTCCCAAGAGGGACCCTGCAACCTCTCCTAAGTTGTGGCCAAGAGAAGAAGCTGACTCTCTCCCTTTCTCCTTGAACCAACTCCCAAACCTCCTCAAAGTCTTCTCTTATTCTCCAAGCTCTCCCCAAGCCAAAGCCATGGAAGACACCCTGAGGGAATGTGAGAGTAAACCCATCAAAGGAGAGGAAAAGTTCTGTGCCACCTCTTTAGAATCCATGCTTGACTTCACTCAAACCATTCTTGGCTTCACACATGATCTCCAAGTTTTCACCACCTCTCACCAGACCAAATCCAGTGTCACTTTCCAAAACTACACTTTGGAAAACATAGTAGAGATCCCAGCTTCCAAGATGGTGGCTTGCCATACCATGCCTTACCCTTACACTGTTTTTTACTGCCACAGCCAAGAAAGTGAGAATAAGATATATAGGGTGGGACTTGGTGGTGAAAACGGTGATAGGGTGGAGGCCATGGTTGTTTGCCACATGGATACCTCCCAATGGGGTCATAGTCATGTTTCATTTCAAGTTCTGAAGGTTGAACCAGGAACCACTTCTGTGTGCCACTTTTTTCCAGCAGATAATCTCATCTTGGTTCAGAAACTGCAACAACACAGTCTTGCAACCATGTGA